DNA sequence from the Meiothermus sp. Pnk-1 genome:
GCCTATGAGTTTGCTGTTCGAGCCGCTCGAGCTTCGTTCGGTCACGCTGAAAAACCGCATCGCCATGTCCCCCATGTGCCAGTACTCCTGCGAAGAGCAAGACGGCCAGGTAAACGGCTGGCACCTCCTCCACTACCCCACCCGAGCGGTGGGCGGGGTGGGGCTGATCATAGTGGAGGCCACCGCGGTGGAGGCGCGGGGGCGAATCAGCCCGGAGGACCTGGGCATCTGGTCGGACGCCCACCTCCCGGGGTTGCGGGAGCTGGCGGCCAAGATCAGGGCTCATGGGGCGGTGGCCGGGATCCAGCTCGCCCACGCCGGGCGCAAAGCCGGAACCACACGCCCCTGGGAGGGAGGAAAGCCCCTTTATGCCTGGACCCCGGTGGCCCCTAGCGCGCTGGCCTTTCAAGCGGGCTGGCCGGTTCCGGAGGAGTTGGACGAAGCGGGGCTCGAGGAGGTCAAAAACGCTTTCCAGCAGGCTGCAAGGCGGGCCTGGGAGGGCGGTTTCCAGGTGATTGAGCTGCACATGGCCCACGGCTACTTGCTGCATTCCTTCCTCTCGCCCCTCTCCAACCACCGCACCGA
Encoded proteins:
- the namA gene encoding NADPH dehydrogenase NamA, with the protein product MSLLFEPLELRSVTLKNRIAMSPMCQYSCEEQDGQVNGWHLLHYPTRAVGGVGLIIVEATAVEARGRISPEDLGIWSDAHLPGLRELAAKIRAHGAVAGIQLAHAGRKAGTTRPWEGGKPLYAWTPVAPSALAFQAGWPVPEELDEAGLEEVKNAFQQAARRAWEGGFQVIELHMAHGYLLHSFLSPLSNHRTDQYGGSRENRMRFPLEVVEAVREVWPEELPLLVRVSATDWVEGGWSVEDTVALARELAKRGVDLLDCSSGGIVPGVKIPLGPGYQVPFAEKVRREASLKTGAVGLITDPLQAEAILREGQADVVFLARALLAEPYWAYRAARALGAEKVWPRQYDRAFPG